A stretch of the Orcinus orca chromosome 1, mOrcOrc1.1, whole genome shotgun sequence genome encodes the following:
- the MDM4 gene encoding protein Mdm4 isoform X2 has translation MTTFSTSAHCSTSDSACRISPEQTNQVRPKLPLLKILQAAGAQGEMFTVKEVMHYLGQYIMVKQLYDQQEQHMVYCGGDLLGELLGRQSFSVKDPSPLYDMLRKNLVTLSTATTDAAQTLALAQDHSMDIPSQDQLKQSVEESSNSRKRTEEGNIPALPTSQRKCRNSREGAGLFSTQKAV, from the exons ATGACAACATTTTCCACCTCTGCCCATTGTTCAACATCTGACAGTGCTTGCAGGATCTCTCCAGAACAAACCAATCAG GTACGACCaaaactgccacttctgaagattTTGCAGGCAGCAGGTGCACAAGGTGAAATGTTCACTGTTAAAGAG GTCATGCACTATCTCGGCCAGTATATAATGGTGAAGCAGCTTTATGATCAGCAGGAGCAGCATATGGTATATTGTGGTGGAGATCTTTTGGGAGAGCTACTAGGTCGTCAGAGCTTCTCTGTGAAAGATCCAAG CCCTCTCTATGATATGCTAAGAAAGAATCTTGTCACTTTATCTACTGCTACTACAG ATGCTGCTCAGACTCTCGCTCTCGCACAGGATCACAGTATGGATATTCCAAGTCAAGACCAACTGAAG CAAAGTGTAGAGGAAAGTTCCAATTCcaggaaaagaactgaagaagGCAATATTCCCGCACTGCCTACCTCACAGCGTAAATGCAGAAATTCTAGAGAAG